The Malus domestica chromosome 13, GDT2T_hap1 genome includes a window with the following:
- the LOC103430645 gene encoding GDT1-like protein 4 translates to MSTVVQGFTKSLAMTVLSEIGDKTFFAAAILAMRHPRRLVLAGCLGALIVMTILSVLVGLAAPNLLSRKWSHHITTVLFFGFGLWSLWDAFKEDGGDDELAEVEAELDADLKANAGGSKRTKDDDDKKQRRSFLLQFFSPIFLKAFSITFFGEWGDKSQLATIGLAADENPLGVVLGGILGQALCTTAAVLGGKSLASQISEKIVGLSGGVLFIVFGIQSFLSTVEA, encoded by the exons ATGAGTACAGTCGTGCAG GGTTTCACCAAGTCACTTGCCATGACTGTGCTCTCGGAGATCGGCGACAAGACCTTCTTCGCCGCCGCG ATCCTTGCGATGCGCCATCCTAGAAGACTTGTTTTGGCCGGTTGCCTAGGAGCTCTGATT GTGATGACTATTCTTTCTGTTCTTGTCGGCTTGGCTGCTCCAAATCTG CTCTCCCGGAAATGGTCCCATCACATAACAACAGTGTTGTTCTTTGGTTTTGGACTATGGTCCTTGTGGGACGCTTTTAAAGAAGATGG GGGTGATGATGAGCTTGCAGAAGTTGAAGCAGAATTG GATGCTGATCTAAAGGCTAACGCAGGAGGCAGCAAACGTACTAAG GATGATGATGACAAGAAGCAGAGACGCTCATTTCTCTTGCAGTTCTTCTCACCGATCTTTTTGAAG GCCTTTTCCATTACTTTTTTCGGTGAATGGGGCGACAAGAGCCAG CTAGCGACCATCGGTCTGGCTGCAGATGAGAACCCATTAGGCGTGGTTCTTGGTGGAATCTT AGGACAGGCATTATGTACGACTGCCGCTGTCCTTGGTGGAAAGAGCTTGGCATCTCAGATATCGGAGAAAATA GTTGGTTTATCGGGTGGAGTTCTTTTCATTGTTTTCGGAATCCAATCCTTCCTTTCGACAGTGGAGGCATGA
- the LOC103430646 gene encoding protein ASPARTIC PROTEASE IN GUARD CELL 1, producing MAGMGFLSCILFAFLFHCHSQVAHSRSSPSTSKTTVLDVAASIQTTLRALSAEDTSRTAQALYQQDHSSLSIPLHSRISLHAPSHSDYKSLTLARLERDSARVRSLTNRLDLAVRGVATSDLKPVETGSGLQLDADGFEGPIISGTSQGSGEYFSRVGIGKPPSQAYVVLDTGSDISWVQCAPCADCYQQADPIFEPASSTSFSPLSCESQQCKSLDVFECRNGTCLYEVAYGDGSYTVGDFVTETISIGGASAEEIAIGCGHTNEGLFIGAAGLLGLGGGSLSFPSQLNATSFSYCLVDRDSDSASTLDFNSPLRPNAVTAPLRRNSQLDTFYYLGVTGLSVGGTLLPIPESAFQIDGSGNGGIIIDSGTAVTRLQTDTYNVLRDAFMKGTKDLPVTKGAALFDACYDLSSRKSVEVPTVSFHFADGKVLPLPAKNFLIPVDSDGTFCFAFAPTPSSLSIIGNVQQQGTRVGFDLVNSVVGFSPNQC from the coding sequence ATGGCCGGAATGGGTTTCCTCTCCTGCATTCTCTTTGCTTTCCTCTTTCACTGTCATTCCCAAGTTGCCCACTCCCGGAGCTCGCCGTCGACCTCCAAAACGACGGTGCTCGACGTCGCCGCTTCGATTCAGACGACACTAAGAGCTCTGTCGGCGGAGGATACAAGTAGAACGGCACAGGCATTGTACCAGCAAGACCATAGCTCGCTTTCTATACCGTTACACTCCCGAATTTCACTCCACGCGCCTTCTCACAGCGACTACAAGTCCCTCACTTTGGCTCGACTCGAGCGCGACTCGGCCCGAGTCAGATCTCTCACCAATCGGTTGGATCTGGCCGTTAGAGGTGTTGCCACGTCGGACCTTAAACCCGTGGAAACCGGCAGCGGGTTACAGCTCGATGCGGATGGTTTTGAGGGCCCCATTATTTCCGGGACGAGTCAGGGTAGCGGCGAGTACTTCTCCCGAGTCGGGATCGGAAAACCGCCGAGTCAGGCCTACGTGGTGCTTGACACCGGGAGCGACATCAGCTGGGTGCAGTGCGCACCCTGCGCCGATTGCTACCAGCAAGCCGACCCTATATTCGAGCCGGCTTCCTCGACTTCCTTCTCGCCGCTCTCGTGCGAATCCCAACAATGCAAATCCCTCGATGTGTTTGAGTGTCGGAACGGCACGTGTCTCTACGAGGTGGCGTACGGCGACGGCTCGTACACTGTCGGCGACTTTGTGACGGAGACAATCAGCATAGGCGGGGCTTCGGCGGAGGAGATTGCCATCGGCTGTGGCCACACCAACGAGGGCTTGTTCATCGGAGCGGCTGGGCTTCTCGGACTCGGTGGCGGCTCACTCTCGTTTCCATCCCAGCTCAATGCCACGTCATTTTCCTACTGCCTCGTGGACCGCGACTCCGACTCTGCATCGACTCTCGATTTCAACTCGCCGCTCCGTCCCAACGCCGTTACGGCTCCGTTACGCCGCAACTCTCAGCTCGACACGTTTTACTATCTCGGTGTGACCGGACTCAGCGTCGGTGGCACATTGCTCCCGATTCCCGAGTCCGCTTTCCAGATAGACGGGAGCGGAAACGGCGGAATCATCATCGACTCCGGCACAGCGGTGACTCGACTGCAGACGGACACATACAACGTGCTTCGCGACGCGTTCATGAAAGGCACTAAGGACTTGCCAGTTACGAAAGGGGCAGCGTTATTCGACGCGTGTTACGACTTGTCATCGAGGAAGAGCGTGGAGGTTCCAACGGTGTCGTTTCACTTCGCCGATGGGAAAGTGTTACCGTTACCGGCCAAAAATTTCCTGATACCGGTTGACTCGGACGGGACGTTTTGCTTTGCGTTCGCGCCCACGCCCTCTTCGCTGTCAATCATTGGGAATGTCCAACAGCAAGGGACACGTGTCGGTTTCGATCTAGTGAATTCCGTGGTCGGGTTCTCCCCCAACCAATGTTAG
- the LOC103430712 gene encoding lysine histidine transporter-like 6, translating into MATTSPKEVVSDDKWREEPVDNARRAKWWYSTFHTVTAMIGAGVLSLPYAMAYLGWGPGTMVLAISWCMTLNTMWQMIQLHECVPGTRFDRYIDLGRHAFGPKLGPWIVLPQQLIVQVGCDIVYMVTGGKCLKKFVELACANCTPVKQSYWILIFGSLHFFLSQLPNFNSVAGVSLAAAIMSLSYSTIAWAGCLSKGRIENVSYAYKKTSPADYMFRVFNALGQISFAFAGHAVTLEIQATIPSTPEKPSRIPMWKGALGAYFINAICYFPVALIGYWAFGQDVDDNVLMDLKKPAWLIAAANLMVVVHVIGSYQVYAMPVFDMLERMMMKKVNFPPGIALRVITRSAYVAFTLFIGVTFPFFGDLLGFFGGFGFAPTSYFLPCIMWLRIKKPKRFSIQWLVNWACIFIGVFIMLASTVGGFRNIIADASTYRFYT; encoded by the exons ATGGCTACAACTTCTCCAAAG GAAGTTGTTTCGGACGACAAATGGAGGGAGGAGCCAGTGGACAACGCCCGCCGAGCCAAATGGTGGTACTCCACCTTTCACACCGTCACCGCCATGATCGGTGCCGGTGTACTCAGCCTGCCTTATGCCATGGCATACTTAGGATG GGGTCCAGGGACAATGGTGCTGGCAATATCATGGTGCATGACCTTGAACACAATGTGGCAGATGATTCAGCTCCATGAATGTGTTCCGGGAACTCGATTCGACCGATATATAGACCTCGGGCGGCATGCCTTTGGACCAAAGCTCGGGCCGTGGATTGTGCTTCCGCAACAACTGATTGTGCAGGTTGGATGTGACATAGTGTACATGGTCACCGGAGGAAAGTGTCTGAAGAAGTTTGTGGAGCTGGCATGTGCCAATTGCACACCAGTCAAGCAATCGTACTGGATTCTCATCTTTGGTTCCCttcatttctttctttcccAGCTCCCCAATTTCAACTCTGTTGCCGGTGTTTCTCTAGCAGCAGCCATCATGTCGCTAAG TTATTCAACTATAGCCTGGGCAGGTTGCTTAAGCAAAGGTCGGATTGAAAACGTGAGCTACGCGTACAAGAAAACAAGCCCTGCAGATTACATGTTTAGGGTTTTCAATGCATTAGGTCAAATCTCTTTTGCATTTGCCGGGCATGCAGTGACGCTTGAAATCCAGGCCACAATTCCATCGACTCCCGAGAAGCCGTCGAGAATTCCCATGTGGAAAGGTGCCCTGGGAGCCTACTTTATCAACGCAATTTGCTATTTCCCGGTGGCCCTGATCGGGTACTGGGCTTTTGGTCAAGATGTCGATGATAACGTGCTCATGGATCTTAAGAAACCTGCATGGCTCATTGCTGCTGCTAACCTAATGGTTGTCGTCCATGTCATTGGCAGCTACCAG GTTTATGCTATGCCTGTTTTTGACATGCTTGAGAGGATGATGATGAAAAAAGTAAACTTCCCACCTGGAATTGCACTTAGAGTAATCACGAGATCAGCTTATGTTG CATTTACATTATTTATTGGAGTCACCTTCCCTTTCTTTGGAGACCTTCTTGGTTTCTTTGGTGGATTTGGTTTTGCCCCCACTTCATACTTT CTTCCTTGTATAATGTGGCTGAGAATTAAGAAACCAAAGAGATTCAGCATCCAATGGCTCGTCAACTGG GCTTGCATATTCATTGGAGTGTTCATCATGTTGGCTTCCACAGTTGGTGGTTTTCGTAATATCATTGCTGATGCATCAACATATCGGTTTTACACGTAA
- the LOC103451667 gene encoding ATP-dependent Clp protease adapter protein CLPS1, chloroplastic, translating to METAICGRIPLSPNHVFNPKPGDRHPLCKGACTNLSIPVAVSTAVPGKGGGLLERPVREKAAPARDSEFDLRKSRKTAPPYRVILHNDNFNKREYVVQVLMKVIPGMTLDNAVNIMQEAHHNGLSVVIICAQADAEEHCMQLRHNGLLSSIEPAGDGC from the exons ATGGAGACTGCGATTTGTGGGAGAATCCCTCTCTCCCCGAACCACGTCTTCAACCCCAAACCAG GAGACAGACACCCCCTTTGTAAAGGAGCATGCACCAATCTTAGCATTCCGGTGGCTGTATCAACAGCAGTACCTGGTAAAGGGGGAGGACTATTGGAAAGGCCAGTTAGAGAGAAAGCAGCTCCTGCCCGTGATTCTGAGTTTGATTTGAG GAAATCAAGGAAGACAGCTCCTCCTTATCGTGTAATACTGCACAACGACAACTTCAACAAACGGGAATATGTTGTGCAAGTACTGATGAAGGTTATCCCGGGGATGACCCTTGACAATGCTGTGAATATTATGCAAGAAGCACACCACAATGGCTTGTCGGTAGTGATCATATGTGCTCAGGCCGACGCTGAAGAACACTGCATGCAACTGAGACACAATGGACTTCTGAGTTCAATTGAACCTGCAGGTGACGGATGCTAA
- the LOC103430647 gene encoding uncharacterized protein — translation MMLHFNDPAKLKTKKIVFEEVYAARDSATLEQLKELSSKRRMLEESINESSSINGAIAREMSGGLTSRNQQVLHNLELYLPLLENLIWHVDRVKSHHQIVRWTSELKIQWTSVLSSSSFFNLKGSKYFQINNLQFELCLTLFLYGAILRERALEVLPADLVQSATLFREAAGVFHHLAHQVIPFLQHSLVGERPPEVVSSVSAAMSLICLADAQAVTIKRAEEKGTTVGLLAKLHHGIVELLDEAAGLLHTAKECKDTSSDVADFLSSCKMLHELQAQKYFAETLKRSNQFGVAVAVLRFTLTNVKKNMPGKESWKSVLKEEIDNFSELLRKHEHENEFVWHEKIPSEEMLLPKPEGNKIANIIPYQPKKWERQLAFKI, via the exons ATGATGCTGCACTTTAATGACCCGGCAAAGTTGAAGACCAAGAAG ATTGTGTTCGAGGAGGTTTACGCTGCTCGTGATTCCGCGACACTTGAGCAACTGAAAGAATTGAGCTCTAAGCGCAGAATGCTTGAGGAGTCCATCAATGAGAGCAGCTCCATCAATGGCGCCATTGCAAGAGAAATGTCCGGAGGGCTAACTTCTCGTAATCAACAG GTTCTTCACAACCTTGAACTGTATCTTCccttgttggaaaatttgattTGGCACGTTGATCGGGTCAAGAGCCACCACCAGATAGTTCGATGGACTTCAGAACTTAAGATACAATGGACTAGTGTTCTTAGttcatcttctttctttaacttgAAAGGATCGAAATATTTTCAAATCAACAACTTGCAGTTTGAGTTGTGCCTGACCCTTTTCCTCTATGGCGCAATCCTTCGGGAGAGGGCATTAGAAGTTCTTCCTGCAG ACCTAGTGCAATCTGCCACGCTATTCCGAGAAGCTGCTGGTGTTTTTCATCACCTTGCTCATCAAGTTATTCCTTTTCTACAACACTCATTGGTTGGGGAAAGGCCACCAGAAGTTGTCTCATCAGTGTCTGCTGCCATGAGCCTCATTTGCTTGGCCGATGCCCAG GCCGTAACAATTAAAAGGGCTGAAGAGAAGGGTACTACTGTCGGTCTTTTGGCAAAGTTGCACCATGGTATTGTAGAATTGCTTGATGAAGCTGCAGGCCTTTTGCATACGGCAAAGGAATGTAAAGACACTTCTTCGGATGTTGCG GACTTTTTATCATCCTGCAAAATGCTACACGAGTTACAAGCCCAGAAATACTTTGCGGAAACCCTAAAGCGTTCCAACCAATTCGGGGTCGCTGTTGCAGTTCTTCGATTCACACTGACTAATGTGAAAAAGAACATGCCCGGCAAAGAATCGTGGAAGTCTGTTCTCAAAGAGGAAATTGACAATTTTTCCGAATTGCTCAGAAAGCATGAACATGAAAACGAATTTGTTTGGCACGAGAAAATCCCCTCGGAGGAAATGTTGTTGCCAAAACCCGAAGGTAACAAAATCGCAAACATCATCCCTTATCAACCGAAAAAATGGGAAAGACAGCTTGCCTTCAAGATTTGA